Below is a genomic region from Isosphaeraceae bacterium EP7.
CGGCATGTCCACCGAGGGCATCCGCCAGGTCACGGCCAGCGACGACCCGGCCAGGAACGGGAAGCCCATGGTCTTCGACGTCTCGACCATCTCCTTGGCCCAGTCCCACTTCCAGGACAGATGCTTGTCGTTGAAGATCGGGGCCGTCTTGCCGTCCTCGCGATAGACGTCGGTGATCTGCTTGAACAGCTGATAACGCGGGTATTCCTTCTGGCCGATCGCGTTCGTCGGATACTCGCCGTGCTCGCCGATGACCAGGACGGCATCAACGGCGAGCTTCCCCTGGCCGTGCCGCAGGGCCTCGGCGACGGTCGGATAGATCGTGAAGCCGAACTCCTTGGCCCGGCCGCGGCTCAGGTCGTCGTCGGGCGTCTGGTCGACGTAAGCCGAGACGACGTCGAGATTCGGCCGATGCCACCCCCCCTTGTACGGATAGCCGACCAGGAACCGCTCGGCCATGTGCCAGGCGTGCGAGCCTTCCTTCCAGACGGTCGTGACGATCGCCAGCCGCTTGCGGGGCTCGTCGCGCGCCCAGAGCGTCGACGGCGAGACCGCCGCCAGCCCCGCGCCAAGACCGATCCCGCCCAGGAAGTCGCGTCGAGTCAGCATCCGTTGATCTCCAGGAGACAGGTCGTGGGGGCGCATCCGATGCCGGCGCCGGGGCACGAGTGTCACTCAGGAGCGCGGCCGGATCAAGGACCGCCCGGAATCCGTCAGCGATCAGTCATCCGTCGAGCACGACTGCGCCGCAAGCCAGCCCATGCTCCAGGCCCCCTGGAAGTTGTAGCCGCCGATGGCCCCGTCGAGGTCGAGCACCTCACCGGCGAAATAAAGGCCGGGCTGACGCAGGCTCATGAGCGTCTTCGGGTCCACCTCGTCCAGGTTCACACCGCCGCTGGTTACCTCGGCCTTCTCGAATCCGAGCGTTCCGGTGATCGGCAGCTCGAGGCCCTTGGCGGCCCTGCCCAGGCGCTTACGCTCGTCACGCGAGAGGTCGGGGCCCGTGCGGTCCTGGGGAATCTCGGCGGCCTCCATCAGGCGGACGCCCAGGCGTTTGGGGATCGCGTCGGGGAGGATCGAGAGGACCTGGCGGCGGCCTTCGCGGGCCGAGGCCTGGAGCTGGCGGTCGAGGGACTCGGCGTCGATGGCAGGCAGGAAGTCGATCCTCAGGCGGGGCTCGCCCACGTGCTCCCAGCGGGCCACCGCGCGGCTCACGTCCAGGATCGCCGGGCCGGTCAGGCCGAAGTGGGCGAACAGCAGCGACTCTCGGCGGCGCAGGACCGAGGCGCCCGCGCCGTCGATGACGCCGATGTCGGCGTCGGGCACGGTCAGGCCCTTCAGGTCGGGCACCCAGGCGGCCCCGACGCGGATGGGCACCAGGGCTGGGCGTGGATCCTTGATCGTGTGGCCGAACGAGCGGGCCCAGGAGTAGCCGTCGCCGGTGGTGCCGCTGCCCGGGAACGACTTGCCGCCGACGGCCATGATGACCTTGCGCGCCTGGATCTCGCCGTCGGCCAGCCGCAGCGTGAAGCCCTCCTCGACCGCCTCGACGCCCAGCACCGAGGCCGCCGTGCGTAAGAGGGCACTCGTACGCCCCAGACGCCTGAGCAGTGCGTCCAGCACGTCGACGGCGCGGTCGGTGGCGGGGAAGATCTTGCCGTTGGCCTCGACCTTGGTCCGGACCCCTTCGCGCTCGAACATCTCGACGGATTTCTCCACCGAGAGGCAGCGCAGCGACGGGCCGAGGAACGCACCGCCGTCGCCGAACGCCTTCTGGATGCTGCGGGCGCCCAGCGACTCGCGCGGGTCGAAGGCGGGGTCGATCGGCCCGGTGACCACGCGCAGGTCACGCAGGCCGCGCGCATTGGTCAGGTTGCAGCGGGTGCCCCCCGACATCAGGATCTTCACGCCCGCCCTGCGGTTCTTCTCCAGCAGGACGACCGAACGCCCACGCTCCGCCGCATTGATCGCGGCGCAGAGGCCGGCGGCTCCGGCGCCAAGCACGGCCACGTCATACATCATGGGATCGAGGGGCCTGTTCCCGCGCCCGGCGTGTCGGGGCTAGCCCGACAGGCCCGGGTCAGTCGGTGCGAATGGGGTGCATCTCGGCGAGGCAATGCTGGTAGTGGCGGAAGATCATCTCGACGTCCATCATCGAGAGCCCGAAGGCCGAGGCGATGGCCCGATCGTCGGCCCCAGGCTCCATGTGGCTGCGCACCCGGTTGGCCAGCGGCCGAAGCCGATCGGGCAGTGCGGGGACCGGCGTGTGGCGGCGGTGTTCAACCCAGGGGTGGCCCAGGGCGCGGAACCCGTCTTCGAACCAGTACTCACGGCCCCCGACGTTCAGGAGCCGGAGGAACCAGGGGTTGAATCCGTCGGCGATCAGCCTGGGCTTGCTCTGGCAGAGGTCGTCGCCCGAGGTGAACAGCGGGCAGTCGCCGCCCGGCCAGGGGTAGGCCAGGTCGATGCAGACCGTCTCCATGTTCGGGTTGCCCAGCTCGAACCAGCTCTCCGGCTGCACCACCATCCCGGGAATCTGCGCGAACGGGACCATCGGGCCGATGGCCCCGAGCGGGTGGATCAGGGGGCCTTGCGGCCCGTAGAATCCGTCGGAGATGTGCAGCCAGGCCCGCAGCCCTCGGGGCAGGCGGAACCCATGTCGACGCTCCCAATGCTCGATCGCACGGGTCGAGGCCGGGGGCCGGCACGCCTGAGGGGCGCCGTCGAACGCCGACCG
It encodes:
- a CDS encoding NAD(P)/FAD-dependent oxidoreductase, which codes for MYDVAVLGAGAAGLCAAINAAERGRSVVLLEKNRRAGVKILMSGGTRCNLTNARGLRDLRVVTGPIDPAFDPRESLGARSIQKAFGDGGAFLGPSLRCLSVEKSVEMFEREGVRTKVEANGKIFPATDRAVDVLDALLRRLGRTSALLRTAASVLGVEAVEEGFTLRLADGEIQARKVIMAVGGKSFPGSGTTGDGYSWARSFGHTIKDPRPALVPIRVGAAWVPDLKGLTVPDADIGVIDGAGASVLRRRESLLFAHFGLTGPAILDVSRAVARWEHVGEPRLRIDFLPAIDAESLDRQLQASAREGRRQVLSILPDAIPKRLGVRLMEAAEIPQDRTGPDLSRDERKRLGRAAKGLELPITGTLGFEKAEVTSGGVNLDEVDPKTLMSLRQPGLYFAGEVLDLDGAIGGYNFQGAWSMGWLAAQSCSTDD
- a CDS encoding SMI1/KNR4 family protein gives rise to the protein MQIERTLDWPAGERRSVAAGKREATSMTNGLIEAVGRWGEAMGLDPASLPTPDALRSAFDGAPQACRPPASTRAIEHWERRHGFRLPRGLRAWLHISDGFYGPQGPLIHPLGAIGPMVPFAQIPGMVVQPESWFELGNPNMETVCIDLAYPWPGGDCPLFTSGDDLCQSKPRLIADGFNPWFLRLLNVGGREYWFEDGFRALGHPWVEHRRHTPVPALPDRLRPLANRVRSHMEPGADDRAIASAFGLSMMDVEMIFRHYQHCLAEMHPIRTD